From Lolium perenne isolate Kyuss_39 chromosome 5, Kyuss_2.0, whole genome shotgun sequence, a single genomic window includes:
- the LOC127298336 gene encoding auxin-responsive protein IAA26-like yields MGSYGDDGGVELTELTLAPPGDRARRARRARKNGGGEPAFVKVSMDGTPYLRKVDVASYGDYLELLQELNAMFFCCSIGLMDGYGVWEHAVVYEDGDGDWMLVGDVPWEMFVCSCKRMRVMRACEARGLSSNL; encoded by the exons ATGGGGAGctatggagatgatggtggtgtgGAGCTCACCGAGCTGACGCTGGCGCCGCCGGGTGACAGGGCGCGGAGGGCGCGGCGGGCGAGGAAGAACGGCGGCGGCGAGCCGGCGTTCGTGAAGGTGAGCATGGACGGCACGCCGTACCTGCGCAAGGTGGACGTGGCGTCGTACGGGGACTACCTCGAGCTTCTCCAGGAGCTCAACGCCATGTTCTTCTGCTGCTCCATCG GGCTGATGGACGGGTACGGCGTGTGGGAGCACGCCGTGGTGTATGAGGACGGCGACGGCGACTGGATGCTCGTCGGCGACGTGCCATGGGA GATGTTCGTGTGCTCGTGCAAGAGGATGAGGGTGATGCGGGCGTGCGAGGCCAGAGGGCTGAGCTCCAACCTGTGa
- the LOC127304259 gene encoding uncharacterized protein produces the protein MAPPPKPPPPPDSLSTKAEARVAGASPSSSSTQSSLISQLYPQLASMSFADTISDVSPFIPITLDLPSHNYYHWHHLLEVHLGRCNLLDHVAPDSYSCPADPRWANDNLAIIQWIYTRISTEIFNLFFRDASSSAALWSSLRQLFQDNVDARVNNLQPELCNTVQGDSSVGVYYQRLKSIADELR, from the coding sequence ATGGCTCCACCACCaaaaccaccgccgccgcccgacTCCCTCTCCACCAAGGCCGAGGCTCGCGTCGCCGGCGCATCACCTTCCTCCTCCTCTACCCAAAGctctctcatctcccaactctACCCACAACTAGCTTCAATGTCCTTTGCTGATACAATCTCCGACGTTTCTCCATTTATTCCCATCACTTTGGATCTTCCCTCCCATAACTACTACcattggcaccacctcctcgaaGTTCACCTCGGGCGGTGCAATCTTCTAGACCACGTCGCCCCCGACAGCTATTCTTGCCCTGCCGATCCTCGTTGGGCAAATGACAACCTcgcgatcatccaatggatctacaCGCGCATCTCCACCgagatcttcaacctcttcttccgtgacgcctcctcctccgccgcgttaTGGTCGTCTCTTCGTCAGCTTTTTCAAGACAATGTCGACGCTCGCGTCAACAACCTCCAACCCGAGCTTTGCAACACCGTTCAGGGTGATTCTTCGGTCGGCGTCTACTATCAGCGGCTCAAGTCCATCGCCGACGAACTTCGCTAG